CGTGATCGTGGCGGCGGGCTACGAGGGCGAGAACTTCCTGCCCAAGAATGTCGCGAGCAACCGCAGCAGCTACGCATTCGTCACCGACCCGATCAGCCGGGACGACCTGGGCGTGCTCGCGACCACGATGATGTGGGAGACCGCGCGGCCCTACCTCTACCTGCGCACCACCTCGGACAACCGGTTGCTCGTGGGCGGCGAGGACGACCGTCTGGACATCCCCAGGCGCCGCGATGCGATGGTCGACCGCAAGGCGCGCTCACTGGCAAAGAAGGCGCAGAAGCTGTTTCCGCATCTCGACATCACGCCGACATTCTCATGGGCCGGGACGTTCGCCGAGACCAGCGACGGCCTGCCGTATTTCGGGCCGCATCCGGCGACCGGCCCGCGGATGCTGTTCGCCATGGCCTACGGCGGCAACGGCATCACCTACTCGATGCTGGGCGCGGGGCTGTTGCAGGCGATGGTGGAGGGCAAACCGCACCGCCTGGCACCGCTGTTCACCTTCGAGCGTTTGAACACCTGACCGATCGCGCCCGTCCAAAAAACGTCGGCGGCGCAAACGGCTCAGCTGTCCAGCAACGCCCGGATCGCCGCCAAGCCCGCCGCCGCGCGCTCCTGCTTGTGCGCCGCGTCGGCAACCGGGTCGGCGCCGTCGCGCTGGATCTCGGCGATGGGCAACTCATCGAGGAAGCGGCTCGGCTTGAGGCGGATCGTGTCGCCCCACTTCTGCGCCTTCTTCGAGTACGACAGCCACAGCCGTTCCTTGGCCCGGGTGATGCCGACGTAGAGCAGCCGGCGTTCCTCCTCCAGACTGCCTTCATCGAGGGCAGCATCGTGCGGCAGGGTGCCGTCCTCGACGCCGACGATGAACACGTAGCGGAATTCCAGGCCCTTCGCGCCGTGCAGGCTCATCAGGCGCACCTGGTTGCCAGCCTCGCCCTTGTCGGCGTGCGAGAGCAGCGCAAGTTGCGCGGCCAGCTCGCCCGGGCCGGCCCCCTTGCCGCCGTCAAACCAGTCGGCGAGTTCCTCCAGGTTGGCCTTGCGGCGCTGGAAGGACGCCTCGTCCTTGCACTGGGCGCGGATCGCCAGCAGCAGGCCGGACCTCTCCGCCAGCGCGCGCACCAGCTCGGACGGCGGCAGCTTTCGCGCGTCCTCGCGCAGGCCGCGGACGATGCCGACAAAGGTGTTCAGCGCGTTGCCGGCACGCGGCGGCAGCTGCTGCAGCGCGCCGACCGACTCGGCGGCGCGTGACATCGGCATGCCCGCACGCTGGGCCAGTTCGGCCAGTCGCGCCAACGTGGTCGCGCCGACCTCGCGCTTGGGTGAGGTCACCGCACGGAGAAAGGCCGCATCGTCGTCGGGGTTGGCGATCAGGCGCAGCCAGGACATCGCGTCCTTGACCTCGCCGCGCTCCAGGAAGGCCGTGCCGCCGGTCAGGTGGTAGGGCACGCCGACCTGCTGCAGCGCCTTCTCCAGCGCGCGCGACTGGAAATTGCCGCGGAACAGGATGCAGAAATCGCTCCACGGCGCCTGCCGGGCGGTCGCGGTGAACTGGATCTCGGCGGCGACCTTTTCCGCCTCGTGGGCGCTGTCGCGGCATTCCCAGATGCGGATGCGCTCGCCGTCGGCCTGCTCGCTCCACAGCGTCTTGAGGTGGGTGTGCGGGTTGTTGGCGATCAG
The genomic region above belongs to Lysobacter avium and contains:
- a CDS encoding UvrD-helicase domain-containing protein, translating into MHGLNPPQRAAVEHVEGPLLVLAGAGSGKTRVIVEKIAHLIASGRMPARRIAAITFTNKSAKEMRERVAKRIRGDGAEGLTISTFHALGLRFLQIEHAKLGLRRGFSIFDSDDSGAQIKDLLGVGTKPDVLDGMRNLISRAKNAGLSPEQAMAEARSAREVEAATVYALYQARLTTFNAVDFDDLIRLPVQLLESDEECALAWRERIGYLLVDECQDTNDAQYRLLKSLAGPTGLFTVVGDDDQSIYAWRGANPDNLLSLETDYPSLRVIKLEQNYRCSNRVLRAANALIANNPHTHLKTLWSEQADGERIRIWECRDSAHEAEKVAAEIQFTATARQAPWSDFCILFRGNFQSRALEKALQQVGVPYHLTGGTAFLERGEVKDAMSWLRLIANPDDDAAFLRAVTSPKREVGATTLARLAELAQRAGMPMSRAAESVGALQQLPPRAGNALNTFVGIVRGLREDARKLPPSELVRALAERSGLLLAIRAQCKDEASFQRRKANLEELADWFDGGKGAGPGELAAQLALLSHADKGEAGNQVRLMSLHGAKGLEFRYVFIVGVEDGTLPHDAALDEGSLEEERRLLYVGITRAKERLWLSYSKKAQKWGDTIRLKPSRFLDELPIAEIQRDGADPVADAAHKQERAAAGLAAIRALLDS